The Streptomyces sp. NBC_00306 sequence TCGGCATCCGCGAACAGCGCACCTCCCCGGGCACACCTGCGGCACGGCTGCTGGTCACCGCACTCGCGGGCGCGTACGTCCGCACCGCCGCGAAGCCCTTCCTGCACGCCGCCCTCAACCCGTCCCCGCCGCTCACCCAGCGCGCGGTGGGCGGTGGCATCCGGGCGATGATCCCGCTCCAGGCAGCGCTCGCCGCACGCGCCGGCGGCGGCGCGTCGGCGCTGGCCCTGATGGGACTCGTCCCGCTCGCCCGCAAGCTCGCACGGAAGGTGAGCCCCACATGAGCCGAAGCCCCGCTCCCTCCATCCGTCTCGGCTACGGCACGAACGGGCTGACGGACCTGCGTCTGTCCGACGCGCTCGCCCTGCTGGCCGACCTCGGCTACGACGGCGTCGGTCTCACCCTCGACCACATGCACCTGGACCCGCTGGCCTCCGATCTCGCCGCCCGCACCCGTCAGGTGTCCGCCCGGCTGGGGGAGCTGGGCCTGGAGGTCACGGTCGAGACGGGCGCCCGGTATGTGCTCGACCCGCGGCGCAAGCACGGGCCGTCACTGCTCGACGCCGATCCGGACCAGCGGGCCGCCCGGACCGCCCTGCTCATCACCGCGGTGCAGGTCGCCGCCGACCTGGGCGCTCACGCCGTCCACTGCTTCAGCGGCATCACCCCGGCCGGAACCGACGACGACACGGCGTGGAAACGCCTCACCGAGGCCCTCACCCCCGTGCTGGACGCCGCGGAACGCGCCGGAGTGCCCCTCGCCATCGAACCGGAACCGGGGCATCTGCTCGCCACCCTCGCCGACTTCCACCACCTCCGAGGTCTTCTCGACAGCCCCGCCCCGCTCGGCCTCACGCTCGACATCGGCCACTGCCAGTGCCTGGAGGCGGCGCCGCCCGCGGACTGCATCCGCGACGCGGCTCCCTGGCTGCGGCACGTCCAGATCGAGGACATGCGCCGGGGCGTCCACGAGCACCTCCCGTTCGGCGACGGCGAGATCGACTTCCCGCCCGTACTCGCGGCCCTCGCGGCCACCGGCTACCAGGGCCTGACGGTCGTCGAACTGCCCCGCCACTCCCACGCGGGCCCCGAACTCGCCCGCACCTCCATCGAGTTCCTGCGCACCAAGGGGGCGGCTGCATGCTGATGACCCGCAAGGACCTGGACAGCCGGCTCGGCGGAGCCGCCCGCGCCTGGCTCGACGAGTCGCTCGCCGAGGCCGCGCACGCCGCCGACGCCGGTGAGGACGCCACCACCGTGTACGCGTCACGCTCATGGGAGATGCGCTTCGCCGCCGCGGGCCGTCAATGCGGCCAGGACAACGCCGACACCGTCCGCGCCCTGCTGCTCGTCGAGGCACGCGCCGACGCCGCCACCCTGACCCGCCTCTACCAACAGGGCAGCGCCGCCGAACGCCGAGCCGTCCTCCTGGCGCTGCCCCGGCTCGCCCCACCGCCCTCCGCCGGCCTCCCGCTGGTGGAGGACGCGCTGCGAACCAACGACACCCGGCTGGTCGCCGCCGCCGTCGGCCCCTACGCCTGCGAGCACCTCGACCCCCACGCCTGGCGCCACGCCCTGCTGAAGTGCCTGTTCACCGGTGTGCCCGTGGAAAGCGCCCACGGACTCGAACGGCGCGTCCGCGGCGATGCGGAACTCGCCAGGATGCTCGGCGACTACGCCGCCGAGCGCACCGCGGCCGGCCGTCCCGTCCCCGCCGACCTCCACCGCGTCCTCGCCCTGACGTCCCCCACGGAGGAGATCTGATGCGCATCTTCGACCCCCACATCCATATGACCTCCCGCACCACCGACGACTACGAGGCGATGTACGCGGCGGGAGTCCGCGCGCTCGTCGAACCGTCGTTCTGGCTCGGGCAGCCCCGCACTTCGGTCGCCTCCTTCACCGACTACTTCGACGCCCTGCTGGGCTGGGAGCCGTTCCGTGCGGCCCAGTACGGCATCGCGCACCACTGCACCATCGCGCTGAACCCCAAGGAGGCGAACGACCCCCGCTGTGTGCCGGTGCTCGACGAGCTGCCCCGCTATCTCGTCAAGGACAACGTCGTCGCCGTCGGTGAGATCGGCTACGACTCCATGACCCCGGCGGAGGACACCGCACTGGCCACACAGCTCCAGTTGGCGGCCGACCACGGCCTGCCCGCCCTCGTCCACACCCCGCACCGCGACAAGCTCGCGGGACTGCACCGCACCGTCGACGTCATCCGCGAATCCGCCCTGCCGACGGAGCGCGTCCTGCTCGACCACCTCAACGAGACCACCATGAAGCACGCCGTCGACAGCGGCTGCTGGATGGGCTTCTCCATCTACCCCGACACCAAGATGGACGAGGACCGCATGGTCGCCGTGCTCAAGGAGTACGGAACCGAGAAGATCCTGGTCAACTCGGCCGCGGACTGGGGCAAGAGCGACCCGCTCAAGACCCGCAGCACCGGCGAGGCCATGCTCGCCGCGGGGT is a genomic window containing:
- a CDS encoding sugar phosphate isomerase/epimerase family protein, yielding MSRSPAPSIRLGYGTNGLTDLRLSDALALLADLGYDGVGLTLDHMHLDPLASDLAARTRQVSARLGELGLEVTVETGARYVLDPRRKHGPSLLDADPDQRAARTALLITAVQVAADLGAHAVHCFSGITPAGTDDDTAWKRLTEALTPVLDAAERAGVPLAIEPEPGHLLATLADFHHLRGLLDSPAPLGLTLDIGHCQCLEAAPPADCIRDAAPWLRHVQIEDMRRGVHEHLPFGDGEIDFPPVLAALAATGYQGLTVVELPRHSHAGPELARTSIEFLRTKGAAAC
- a CDS encoding EboA domain-containing protein, producing MLMTRKDLDSRLGGAARAWLDESLAEAAHAADAGEDATTVYASRSWEMRFAAAGRQCGQDNADTVRALLLVEARADAATLTRLYQQGSAAERRAVLLALPRLAPPPSAGLPLVEDALRTNDTRLVAAAVGPYACEHLDPHAWRHALLKCLFTGVPVESAHGLERRVRGDAELARMLGDYAAERTAAGRPVPADLHRVLALTSPTEEI
- a CDS encoding TatD family hydrolase → MRIFDPHIHMTSRTTDDYEAMYAAGVRALVEPSFWLGQPRTSVASFTDYFDALLGWEPFRAAQYGIAHHCTIALNPKEANDPRCVPVLDELPRYLVKDNVVAVGEIGYDSMTPAEDTALATQLQLAADHGLPALVHTPHRDKLAGLHRTVDVIRESALPTERVLLDHLNETTMKHAVDSGCWMGFSIYPDTKMDEDRMVAVLKEYGTEKILVNSAADWGKSDPLKTRSTGEAMLAAGFGEDDVDKVLWRNPVAFYGLSGRLQLDTPEPEPLHEGNSILRGGE